One Tamlana carrageenivorans genomic region harbors:
- a CDS encoding phenylacetate--CoA ligase family protein, which translates to MNLFKFSLQLKGFPLESAMRELKTIQEKSTSDYKGYIESKKQDIVNYHLKHNPFYKALAKTGSIFIWNDLPVMTKKDLQCPLGDRLSTGFSKKNIYINKTSGSSGTPFVFAKDKFCHALNWANFIDRYNWFNLDLHHSKQARFYGIPLDKKGYYKERLKDKLSNRFRFSVFDLSDHQFEKNLKIFQSTQFDYINGYTSAIVQFAKFLQKKNIILKNACPSLKACIVTSEMLFESDKTLLESQFGVPIINEYGAAELGLIAFQNKNHNWVVNHEDLYIEILDDDDNILPYGQVGRVVITALYNKAHPFIRYDLGDLGALSERSTPGNLILKSLNGRTSDLVKLPSGKTAAGLTFYYVTKTIIEDGSAVKEFVIEQLKLDTFKIIYVSDQLLAESKKQAVIKAISKYLEPHLTIIFEQTQRLDRSNRGKLKQFTSYL; encoded by the coding sequence ATGAATTTATTTAAATTTTCTTTACAACTCAAGGGCTTTCCTTTAGAAAGCGCCATGCGTGAGCTTAAAACCATTCAGGAAAAGAGCACTTCGGATTATAAGGGTTATATTGAAAGCAAAAAACAAGACATTGTAAACTACCACCTGAAGCACAATCCTTTTTATAAGGCATTAGCTAAAACGGGTAGTATCTTCATTTGGAATGATCTTCCGGTGATGACTAAAAAGGATTTACAATGTCCTTTAGGTGACCGATTATCGACTGGATTTTCTAAAAAAAATATTTACATCAATAAAACCTCGGGATCGTCGGGAACGCCATTTGTATTCGCCAAGGATAAATTTTGTCATGCCCTAAACTGGGCCAATTTTATAGATCGCTACAATTGGTTTAACCTGGATTTACACCATTCTAAACAGGCCCGTTTTTACGGGATTCCTTTAGACAAAAAAGGATATTATAAAGAACGTCTAAAAGACAAACTTAGCAACCGGTTTCGATTTTCTGTTTTTGATTTGAGTGATCATCAGTTCGAAAAGAATCTTAAAATCTTTCAATCTACCCAGTTTGACTATATTAATGGATACACAAGTGCCATTGTACAGTTTGCTAAATTTCTTCAAAAGAAAAACATCATTTTAAAAAATGCTTGCCCCTCGCTTAAAGCTTGTATTGTAACTTCGGAAATGCTTTTTGAATCGGATAAAACGCTATTAGAAAGCCAATTTGGAGTGCCAATCATCAATGAGTATGGCGCGGCGGAATTGGGCCTTATTGCTTTTCAAAACAAAAACCACAATTGGGTTGTTAATCACGAAGATTTATACATAGAAATTTTAGACGATGATGATAACATACTACCATACGGACAAGTTGGACGTGTTGTAATAACGGCACTCTACAACAAAGCACATCCATTTATTCGTTATGATTTAGGCGATTTAGGAGCTTTATCTGAACGCAGTACACCAGGAAACCTTATTTTAAAAAGCTTAAATGGCAGAACTAGTGATTTAGTGAAACTCCCTAGTGGAAAAACCGCTGCAGGTCTCACCTTTTACTATGTGACTAAAACCATAATTGAAGATGGCAGCGCGGTAAAGGAATTTGTTATTGAGCAACTTAAATTAGACACTTTTAAAATCATTTATGTTAGTGATCAACTTTTGGCTGAATCGAAAAAGCAAGCTGTTATAAAAGCGATTTCAAAGTATTTAGAACCTCATCTCACGATTATTTTTGAACAAACCCAACGCTTAGACCGTTCGAACCGCGGCAAACTGAAACAGTTTACGTCGTATTTATAG
- the purD gene encoding phosphoribosylamine--glycine ligase yields MNILILGSGGREHTFAWKIAQSPKCENLFVAPGNSGTANIATNVNIGVTDFPAIKALVLEHNIDMVVVGPEDPLVQGVHDFFLNDDAIKHVSVIGPQKVAAELEGSKEFAKEFLYRHNIPTAAYESFIAETVEKGYAFLETLKAPYVLKADGLAAGKGVVILNDLDKAKAELKSMLVDAKFGAASTKVVIEEFLDGIELSCFVLTDGENYKILPTAKDYKRIGEGDTGLNTGGMGAVSPVPFATDEFLNKIEERIVKPTISGFKKDNLPYVGFVFIGLIKVGDDPKVIEYNVRMGDPETEVVLPRLKNDFVDVLQAMAEGTLDKINLEIDDRAATTIMLVSGGYPEAYEKGKEITGVDAIEDSIPFHAGAVIKDGKIVTSGGRVMAITSYGDTYQEAIKKSYQNIEKLHFDKMNYRKDIGFDL; encoded by the coding sequence ATGAATATCTTAATTCTTGGTTCGGGTGGAAGAGAACATACTTTTGCTTGGAAAATTGCTCAAAGTCCGAAATGTGAAAATCTTTTTGTAGCACCTGGAAATTCAGGAACTGCAAATATAGCAACCAATGTGAATATTGGTGTAACCGATTTTCCTGCTATAAAAGCTTTGGTTTTAGAGCACAACATCGATATGGTGGTTGTTGGTCCTGAGGATCCTTTAGTACAAGGTGTTCATGATTTTTTCTTAAATGATGATGCCATAAAACACGTATCTGTTATTGGTCCGCAAAAAGTAGCTGCCGAGTTAGAAGGAAGTAAAGAATTCGCAAAGGAGTTTTTATACCGTCATAACATTCCAACTGCAGCCTACGAAAGTTTTATAGCCGAAACTGTTGAAAAAGGCTATGCTTTTTTAGAAACTTTAAAAGCACCTTATGTTTTAAAAGCAGACGGGTTAGCAGCAGGAAAAGGTGTGGTAATACTTAATGATTTAGATAAAGCTAAAGCGGAACTAAAAAGCATGTTGGTTGATGCGAAATTTGGAGCTGCAAGTACTAAAGTGGTTATAGAAGAGTTTTTAGATGGTATCGAATTAAGTTGTTTTGTTTTAACCGATGGTGAAAACTATAAAATATTACCAACGGCCAAAGATTACAAACGTATTGGTGAGGGTGATACCGGCTTAAACACAGGTGGTATGGGAGCTGTTTCTCCAGTACCTTTTGCAACCGATGAGTTTTTAAATAAAATTGAAGAGCGTATCGTGAAGCCAACAATTAGTGGCTTCAAAAAAGATAATTTACCTTATGTAGGTTTTGTGTTTATCGGATTGATTAAAGTAGGTGACGATCCTAAGGTGATTGAGTACAATGTACGTATGGGTGATCCTGAAACTGAAGTGGTGTTGCCAAGATTGAAAAATGATTTTGTAGATGTCCTTCAAGCTATGGCAGAAGGAACATTGGATAAAATCAACCTTGAAATCGACGATCGTGCTGCGACAACCATCATGTTAGTATCTGGAGGGTATCCTGAAGCTTACGAGAAAGGTAAAGAAATAACTGGTGTTGATGCGATTGAAGATTCTATCCCATTTCATGCCGGTGCTGTGATTAAAGACGGAAAAATTGTAACCTCTGGAGGACGAGTGATGGCGATTACATCATACGGAGATACGTACCAAGAGGCCATAAAAAAATCTTACCAAAATATAGAAAAACTACATTTTGATAAGATGAATTATCGTAAAGATATTGGTTTCGATTTATAA
- a CDS encoding DUF6341 family protein, whose amino-acid sequence MKDFFYAIQDLFVNVLLKPLDAIRALELENWFLANLVSWIFIIIGFVAMVYWMIQLKGFNDNNEEDKSISSHSYL is encoded by the coding sequence ATGAAAGATTTCTTTTACGCGATACAAGATTTATTTGTAAACGTTCTTTTAAAACCTTTAGATGCGATTAGAGCTTTAGAGCTTGAAAACTGGTTTTTAGCCAACCTTGTTTCTTGGATCTTTATTATCATTGGTTTTGTTGCCATGGTATACTGGATGATCCAATTAAAAGGTTTCAACGATAACAACGAAGAAGATAAAAGCATCTCTTCACACTCATATTTATAA
- a CDS encoding DUF6427 family protein, producing MLTSFFNKSRPINFIIVFFITLLAFAIPRLNIQFENLDYLFILKQVGMLLTIFASILLLNFIVIKNSLTESNHFEILLFSLFLLFLTPTTEYANVIYANFFVLLSLRRIISLRSQKEVKKKLFDAAFWIAMATLFYFWSILFFALILLSLALYIDNNLRHWIIPFLGVLAVFLIGSATSIVLYDDYFQVFNRTAAVVSYDFSPYNTITYLVAITLLVSFGIWSAFFYLNNIKKKKKVFRVSFKVIVLAAVIGFLIVIVTPNKNGSEFLFAFSPLAIILASYIETIEEKWFQELFLAILILVPFILLML from the coding sequence ATGTTAACAAGCTTTTTTAATAAATCTAGACCAATAAATTTCATTATTGTATTTTTTATAACGCTTCTAGCGTTTGCGATACCTCGATTAAATATACAGTTTGAAAATTTGGATTACTTGTTTATCCTAAAACAAGTTGGGATGTTGTTAACCATTTTCGCATCCATTTTACTCTTAAATTTTATTGTTATAAAAAACAGTTTAACCGAAAGTAATCACTTCGAAATCTTGCTTTTTAGTTTGTTTTTGCTGTTTCTAACCCCAACAACAGAGTATGCGAACGTTATTTATGCTAACTTTTTTGTGTTATTGAGTTTACGACGCATCATCAGTTTGCGATCGCAAAAGGAGGTTAAAAAGAAACTGTTTGATGCGGCTTTTTGGATTGCCATGGCTACCTTGTTTTATTTCTGGTCTATTCTATTTTTTGCTTTAATACTGCTGTCTTTAGCCTTGTATATCGATAATAACCTCAGGCATTGGATTATTCCTTTTTTAGGGGTTTTAGCTGTATTTTTAATAGGTTCGGCAACTTCAATTGTGCTCTACGACGACTACTTTCAAGTTTTTAATAGGACTGCAGCGGTAGTGAGTTATGACTTTAGTCCGTATAATACCATAACCTATTTAGTAGCCATAACCTTATTAGTTTCTTTTGGAATTTGGTCGGCTTTCTTCTATTTAAATAATATAAAAAAGAAGAAAAAAGTTTTTAGAGTGTCCTTTAAAGTTATTGTTCTTGCTGCGGTTATCGGATTTTTAATCGTCATTGTGACCCCAAATAAGAACGGTAGTGAGTTTTTATTTGCCTTCTCGCCTTTGGCTATAATTTTGGCCAGTTACATTGAAACCATTGAAGAAAAATGGTTTCAAGAATTGTTTTTAGCCATACTTATTCTGGTGCCATTTATTTTGTTAATGTTGTAG
- the upp gene encoding uracil phosphoribosyltransferase, with amino-acid sequence MEIHNLSKQNSILNSFLSELRDVNIQRDAMRFRRNIERVGEILAYEMSKSLNYRSENTQTPLGTSSAKLPQNEIVLCSILRAGIPLHNGLLNYFDRAENAFISAYRQHKENPETFEIVVEYLACPSLENKTLILADPMLATGQSMVATFEALKAFGTPKDIHLISVIGAKPGVNFVKKHFGKHTKLWIGTIDDKLNEKGYIIPGLGDAGDLAFGEKLQH; translated from the coding sequence ATGGAAATTCACAATTTATCAAAGCAAAACTCCATATTAAATAGCTTCCTTTCGGAACTAAGAGATGTAAACATTCAAAGGGATGCCATGCGCTTTAGGAGAAACATTGAACGCGTAGGGGAAATCTTAGCGTATGAAATGAGCAAGAGTTTAAATTATCGTTCAGAAAACACACAAACACCTCTTGGCACAAGCTCAGCTAAGCTACCCCAAAACGAGATTGTTTTATGTTCTATTTTAAGAGCTGGCATACCACTTCACAATGGTTTACTAAACTATTTTGATCGTGCTGAAAATGCTTTCATTTCCGCATACCGACAACATAAAGAAAACCCTGAAACTTTTGAAATTGTGGTAGAGTATTTGGCTTGTCCGAGTTTAGAAAACAAAACACTTATTCTGGCCGATCCTATGTTAGCCACAGGCCAATCAATGGTCGCTACTTTTGAAGCCCTAAAAGCTTTTGGAACCCCAAAAGATATTCATCTTATAAGTGTTATTGGCGCAAAACCAGGTGTGAATTTTGTAAAAAAACATTTTGGGAAACACACTAAATTATGGATTGGAACCATAGATGACAAGCTTAATGAAAAAGGTTATATCATTCCTGGATTAGGCGATGCCGGCGATCTAGCTTTTGGCGAGAAACTACAACATTAA
- a CDS encoding DUF4254 domain-containing protein — protein sequence MFTDKANAIFQEVIEKYHVINTVDQPFENAYPESDLLEHLLYRKCWIDTVQWHYEDIIRDPQIDPVAALTLKRQIDASNQDRTDMVEYIDSYFLEKYKEVKVKDDATINTESPAWGVDRLSILALKVYHMHEEATREDASPEHKAACQKKLDILLEQRVDLSTAIDTLLNDIANGDKYMKVYKQMKMYNDDELNPVLRSQK from the coding sequence ATGTTTACAGATAAAGCAAATGCTATTTTTCAAGAAGTTATAGAGAAGTATCACGTAATAAATACGGTTGATCAGCCTTTTGAAAATGCCTATCCAGAAAGTGATTTATTAGAGCATTTATTATATAGAAAATGTTGGATTGATACGGTGCAATGGCATTACGAAGATATTATTCGTGATCCGCAAATTGATCCAGTAGCCGCTTTAACTTTGAAGCGTCAAATTGATGCTTCAAATCAAGATAGAACCGATATGGTAGAGTATATCGATAGCTATTTTTTAGAAAAATATAAAGAGGTAAAAGTTAAAGATGATGCCACTATTAATACCGAAAGTCCTGCTTGGGGAGTTGATAGATTATCAATTTTGGCTTTAAAAGTATACCATATGCATGAAGAAGCAACTCGTGAAGACGCTTCTCCTGAGCACAAAGCAGCTTGTCAGAAAAAATTAGACATTTTACTTGAGCAACGCGTAGATTTGTCTACCGCTATCGATACGCTTTTAAATGATATCGCTAACGGTGATAAGTACATGAAAGTTTATAAGCAAATGAAAATGTATAATGACGACGAGTTAAACCCAGTACTTCGTTCTCAGAAATAA